In Mercenaria mercenaria strain notata unplaced genomic scaffold, MADL_Memer_1 contig_1263, whole genome shotgun sequence, a single genomic region encodes these proteins:
- the LOC128551556 gene encoding uncharacterized protein LOC128551556: MKRSVVIFGQISLLSHCPTFFTTILPFSPLWLIQSDGTKRGLINQQLKDSQTPDYNVDVLDGTTLGLLILAIVLLWIHGIIFTAVGCMFVMRRTPSGLCYKVFIKCVYVSIGLYIIASFVMLTACVRFAAIFPMEKISYAFYVTMTIFCYIWLVVLIFICDHICKRRRDENVFHTLVCGLREYNDDFT, translated from the exons ATGAAGAGAAGTGTAGTAATATTCGGACAAATTAGTTTGTTGAGTCATTGTCCAACATTTTTTACTACTATTTTGCCGTTTTCTCCGCTATGGTTGATACAAAGTGACGGCACCAAAAGAGGATTAATTAATCAACAGTTGAAAGATTCACAGACACCGGATTACAATGTTGATG TCTTGGATGGAACTACTTTAGGATTGCTTATACTAGCTATCGTGTTACTATGGATACATGGAATAATATTCACAGCAGTTGGATGTATGTTTGTAATGAGAAGGACCCCTAGCGGACTTTGTTACAAAGTCTTCATAAAATGCGTTTACGTTAGCATAGGATTGTACATCATCGCCA GTTTTGTGATGTTGACAGCATGTGTTAGATTCGCTGCGATCTTCCCAATGGAAAAGATAAGTTATGCTTTCTACGTCACCATGAcgatattttgttatatttggcTTGTG GTTTTGATATTCATTTGCGATCACATCTGCAAAAGAAGGAGAGATGAAAATGTTTTTCACACGCTAGTTTGCGGGCTTCGTGAGTACAACGATGACTTTACATGA